The Carassius gibelio isolate Cgi1373 ecotype wild population from Czech Republic chromosome B14, carGib1.2-hapl.c, whole genome shotgun sequence genome has a segment encoding these proteins:
- the LOC127971517 gene encoding solute carrier family 4 member 11 isoform X4, whose translation MKHPTVLDLTAAIEKYTSSPGQTRNGHPFQRMDLRDAETEDSGEEIQRKGDALAVQTDRSHYETNVQPSISDADASGFGLLHTSRRYVKLVDFQEEVRAHRDLDGFLAQASILLDERASSLDEVLRRMLEHVAMDGQGCCNAEEVMHALFTDAGGQEANVHLLTETIQGVTATATGVRYQQSWLCVLCNVKSLQRRCVCVSRLERPQNWGVNCCEVRYVILILAPPRTKSTKTAIELGRTFATLFSDISFRQKLLETKTQEDFKQELVIQRQRLSTAIQKPSLEEETDPYSNKPLKVKDFLRAGRGIYEDLCRRLPLYLSDFTDGILDSNRSLLKYTTTAIFLYIAILLPAIAFGSLNDESTRGEIDVQKTIVGQCIGGVIYSLFAGSPLVIPLTTAPLAIFISVIRGICDDYDLDFPAFYACIGLWNSLFLILGGIFNVSLFMKLFKRSTEEVIALFISIAFVGDALKGTIKINGSTGELQGLGVILHQGLNGTEYGGGSLPATVVMCTRERPILCLLLMLGTLWLGYALFLIKRSPFLHAKVREVVSDCALPISVVIFSFVGSYLFIDIQLPVFNYQNEALFKVAAFDQLTGMNVLSACGLGFLLALLIFIDQNIVVSLTNAPENRLLKGTAYHWDLMLSGLINILMSVLGLPWMHAAFPHSTLHVRQLARVEQRVEGGHLYETIVSVKETRLTSLAANILIGLSLFLLPVPLQWIPKPVLYGLFLYIALTSIDGNQMCDRMALLLKEQTSYPPTHYIRRVPQRKVHYFTGLQMVQLIILCAFGMYPLPYMKMIFPLLMIMLIPIRNYLLPKIIEARYLDIIDSQHM comes from the exons ACACTTCATCACCTGGGCAGACAAGAAATGGCCACCCGTTCCAAAGGATGG ATCTGCGAGACGCGGAAACAGAGGACAGCGGAGAAGAGATCCAGAGGAAAGGAGACGCTCTCGCCGTCCAGACGGACAGAAGTCACTACGAGACGAATGTTCAGCCGAGCATCTCAG ACGCTGATGCTTCAGGATTTGGCCTTCTGCATACATCAAGAAGA TATGTGAAGCTGGTGGATTTCCAGGAGGAGGTGAGAGCTCACAGGGATCTGGATGGGTTCTTGGCGCAGGCCAGCATCCTGCTGGACGAGAGAGCATCCTCCCTGGATGAAGTGCTGCGCAGAATGCTGGAGCATGTGGCCATGGATGGCCAGGGCTGCTGTAATGCAGAGGAGGTCATGCACGCTCTGTTCACAGACGCCGGAGGACAGGAGGCCAACG TTCACTTGTTGACCGAGACCATTCAGGGAGTGACAGCGACAGCCACTGGAGTTCGCTACCAGCAGTCCTggctctgtgtgct CTGTAATGTGAAGAGTCTTCAGAGACGCTGCGTCTGTGTTTCGCGTCTGGAGCGGCCGCAGAACTGGGGCGTGAACTGCTGCGAGGTTCGCTACGTTATCCTCATCCTGGCACCGCCTCGCACA AAAAGCACAAAGACCGCTATAGAGCTCGGCCGCACGTTTGCCACCTTGTTCTCAGACATCTCGTTTAGACAAAAACTCCTGGAAACCAAGACCCAGGAGGACTTCAAGCAGGAGCTGGTGATTCAAAGACAGCGGCTGTCCACTGCCATCCAGAAACCCTCGCTGGAGGAAGAGACCGACCCATACAGCAACAAACCACTCAAG GTAAAAGATTTCCTCCGAGCAGGTCGTGGCATTTATGAGGACCTGTGCCGCAGGCTTCCCTTGTACCTGTCGGACTTCACAGATG GTATTCTGGACTCTAACAGATCTTTGTTGAAGTACACCACAACAGCCATCTTCCTCTACATCGCCATCCTGCTGCCGGCCATTGCGTTCGGTTCTCTGAATGACGAGAGCACGCGAGGAGAGATAG ATGTCCAGAAGACTATCGTTGGTCAGTGCATTGGAGGAGTGATTTACTCTCTATTTGCTGGTTCTCCGCTGGTCATTCCTCTGACCACTGCACCTCTGGCCATCTTCATCAGCG TGATCAGAGGCATCTGTGATGACTACGACCTTGATTTTCCTGCTTTCTACGCCTGCATCGGTCTTTGGAACAGTCTGTTCCTCATACTGGGAGGCATCTTCAATGTCAGCCTGTTTATGAAGCTCTTTAAACG CTCCACAGAAGAAGTGATAGCTTTGTTCATCTCCATTGCCTTTGTGGGCGACGCTTTGAAAGGCACCATAAAGA TCAATGGAAGCACAGGGGAACTGCAAGGTCTGGGTGTGATCCTTCATCAGGGATTGAATGGAACAGAGTATGGAGGCGGCTCACTGCCTGCAACAGTGGTTATGTGCACCAGGGAGCGCCCTATTCTCTGCCTGCTGCTGATGCTGGGAACACTGTGGCTGGGCTATGCCCTCTTCCTCATCAAGAGAAG CCCATTCCTGCATGCTAAAGTCAGGGAGGTGGTGTCAGACTGTGCATTGCCAATATCTGTGGTCATCTTCTCCTTCGTGGGCTCCTACCTGTTCATCGACATTCAGC TTCCAGTTTTCAACTACCAGAATGAAGCCCTATTCAAAGTAGCAGCTTTTGACCAGCTGACAGGGATGAACGTATTAAGTGCATGCGGTCTTGGCTTTCTCCTTGCCTTGCTCATCTTCATTGACCAAAATATTGTGGTGTCCCTCACCAATGCCCCAGAGAACAG ACTGCTAAAGGGAACAGCGTACCACTGGGACCTGATGCTCTCTGGGTTAATCAACATCCTGATGTCAGTGCTAGGTTTGCCATGGATGCACGCAGCTTTCCCACACTCCACGCTTCATGTGCGTCAGCTAGCGCGGGTGGAACAGCGAGTGGAGGGGGGCCACCTCTACGAAAC GATAGTCAGCGTGAAGGAGACGAGACTCACCTCGCTGGCTGCGAACATCCTGATTGGTTTGTCACTGTTTTTGCTGCCGGTGCCTCTGCAGTGGATACCGAAACCCGTTCTCTACGGCCTTTTCCTGTACATCGCTCTCACGTCTATTGATGGAAACCAGATGTGTGACCGAATGGCCCTTCTGCTTAAAGAACAA ACGTCGTATCCACCCACGCACTACATCCGCAGAGTGCCTCAGAGGAAGGTGCATTATTTCACAGGCCTGCAGATGGTTCAGTTGATCATCCTGTGTGCGTTTGGGATGTACCCTCTGCCCTATATGAAGATGATCTTCCCTTTACTCATGATCATGCTCATTCCAATAAG GAACTACTTGTTGCCGAAGATCATTGAAGCAAGGTACCTGGATATCATTGATTCTCAACACATGTAg
- the LOC127971517 gene encoding solute carrier family 4 member 11 isoform X6 yields MDLRDAETEDSGEEIQRKGDALAVQTDRSHYETNVQPSISDADASGFGLLHTSRRYVKLVDFQEEVRAHRDLDGFLAQASILLDERASSLDEVLRRMLEHVAMDGQGCCNAEEVMHALFTDAGGQEANVHLLTETIQGVTATATGVRYQQSWLCVLCNVKSLQRRCVCVSRLERPQNWGVNCCEVRYVILILAPPRTKSTKTAIELGRTFATLFSDISFRQKLLETKTQEDFKQELVIQRQRLSTAIQKPSLEEETDPYSNKPLKVKDFLRAGRGIYEDLCRRLPLYLSDFTDGILDSNRSLLKYTTTAIFLYIAILLPAIAFGSLNDESTRGEIDVQKTIVGQCIGGVIYSLFAGSPLVIPLTTAPLAIFISVIRGICDDYDLDFPAFYACIGLWNSLFLILGGIFNVSLFMKLFKRSTEEVIALFISIAFVGDALKGTIKIFHKYYHGLTLVNGSTGELQGLGVILHQGLNGTEYGGGSLPATVVMCTRERPILCLLLMLGTLWLGYALFLIKRSPFLHAKVREVVSDCALPISVVIFSFVGSYLFIDIQLPVFNYQNEALFKVAAFDQLTGMNVLSACGLGFLLALLIFIDQNIVVSLTNAPENRLLKGTAYHWDLMLSGLINILMSVLGLPWMHAAFPHSTLHVRQLARVEQRVEGGHLYETIVSVKETRLTSLAANILIGLSLFLLPVPLQWIPKPVLYGLFLYIALTSIDGNQMCDRMALLLKEQTSYPPTHYIRRVPQRKVHYFTGLQMVQLIILCAFGMYPLPYMKMIFPLLMIMLIPIRNYLLPKIIEARYLDIIDSQHM; encoded by the exons ATGG ATCTGCGAGACGCGGAAACAGAGGACAGCGGAGAAGAGATCCAGAGGAAAGGAGACGCTCTCGCCGTCCAGACGGACAGAAGTCACTACGAGACGAATGTTCAGCCGAGCATCTCAG ACGCTGATGCTTCAGGATTTGGCCTTCTGCATACATCAAGAAGA TATGTGAAGCTGGTGGATTTCCAGGAGGAGGTGAGAGCTCACAGGGATCTGGATGGGTTCTTGGCGCAGGCCAGCATCCTGCTGGACGAGAGAGCATCCTCCCTGGATGAAGTGCTGCGCAGAATGCTGGAGCATGTGGCCATGGATGGCCAGGGCTGCTGTAATGCAGAGGAGGTCATGCACGCTCTGTTCACAGACGCCGGAGGACAGGAGGCCAACG TTCACTTGTTGACCGAGACCATTCAGGGAGTGACAGCGACAGCCACTGGAGTTCGCTACCAGCAGTCCTggctctgtgtgct CTGTAATGTGAAGAGTCTTCAGAGACGCTGCGTCTGTGTTTCGCGTCTGGAGCGGCCGCAGAACTGGGGCGTGAACTGCTGCGAGGTTCGCTACGTTATCCTCATCCTGGCACCGCCTCGCACA AAAAGCACAAAGACCGCTATAGAGCTCGGCCGCACGTTTGCCACCTTGTTCTCAGACATCTCGTTTAGACAAAAACTCCTGGAAACCAAGACCCAGGAGGACTTCAAGCAGGAGCTGGTGATTCAAAGACAGCGGCTGTCCACTGCCATCCAGAAACCCTCGCTGGAGGAAGAGACCGACCCATACAGCAACAAACCACTCAAG GTAAAAGATTTCCTCCGAGCAGGTCGTGGCATTTATGAGGACCTGTGCCGCAGGCTTCCCTTGTACCTGTCGGACTTCACAGATG GTATTCTGGACTCTAACAGATCTTTGTTGAAGTACACCACAACAGCCATCTTCCTCTACATCGCCATCCTGCTGCCGGCCATTGCGTTCGGTTCTCTGAATGACGAGAGCACGCGAGGAGAGATAG ATGTCCAGAAGACTATCGTTGGTCAGTGCATTGGAGGAGTGATTTACTCTCTATTTGCTGGTTCTCCGCTGGTCATTCCTCTGACCACTGCACCTCTGGCCATCTTCATCAGCG TGATCAGAGGCATCTGTGATGACTACGACCTTGATTTTCCTGCTTTCTACGCCTGCATCGGTCTTTGGAACAGTCTGTTCCTCATACTGGGAGGCATCTTCAATGTCAGCCTGTTTATGAAGCTCTTTAAACG CTCCACAGAAGAAGTGATAGCTTTGTTCATCTCCATTGCCTTTGTGGGCGACGCTTTGAAAGGCACCATAAAGA tatttcataaatattatcaTGGCCTTACACTAGTCAATGGAAGCACAGGGGAACTGCAAGGTCTGGGTGTGATCCTTCATCAGGGATTGAATGGAACAGAGTATGGAGGCGGCTCACTGCCTGCAACAGTGGTTATGTGCACCAGGGAGCGCCCTATTCTCTGCCTGCTGCTGATGCTGGGAACACTGTGGCTGGGCTATGCCCTCTTCCTCATCAAGAGAAG CCCATTCCTGCATGCTAAAGTCAGGGAGGTGGTGTCAGACTGTGCATTGCCAATATCTGTGGTCATCTTCTCCTTCGTGGGCTCCTACCTGTTCATCGACATTCAGC TTCCAGTTTTCAACTACCAGAATGAAGCCCTATTCAAAGTAGCAGCTTTTGACCAGCTGACAGGGATGAACGTATTAAGTGCATGCGGTCTTGGCTTTCTCCTTGCCTTGCTCATCTTCATTGACCAAAATATTGTGGTGTCCCTCACCAATGCCCCAGAGAACAG ACTGCTAAAGGGAACAGCGTACCACTGGGACCTGATGCTCTCTGGGTTAATCAACATCCTGATGTCAGTGCTAGGTTTGCCATGGATGCACGCAGCTTTCCCACACTCCACGCTTCATGTGCGTCAGCTAGCGCGGGTGGAACAGCGAGTGGAGGGGGGCCACCTCTACGAAAC GATAGTCAGCGTGAAGGAGACGAGACTCACCTCGCTGGCTGCGAACATCCTGATTGGTTTGTCACTGTTTTTGCTGCCGGTGCCTCTGCAGTGGATACCGAAACCCGTTCTCTACGGCCTTTTCCTGTACATCGCTCTCACGTCTATTGATGGAAACCAGATGTGTGACCGAATGGCCCTTCTGCTTAAAGAACAA ACGTCGTATCCACCCACGCACTACATCCGCAGAGTGCCTCAGAGGAAGGTGCATTATTTCACAGGCCTGCAGATGGTTCAGTTGATCATCCTGTGTGCGTTTGGGATGTACCCTCTGCCCTATATGAAGATGATCTTCCCTTTACTCATGATCATGCTCATTCCAATAAG GAACTACTTGTTGCCGAAGATCATTGAAGCAAGGTACCTGGATATCATTGATTCTCAACACATGTAg